The stretch of DNA GTCATCGTGATACGAGCCGCCTCGATCTGCCGGGAGGTGATCCACCCCGGCTGCAGGCTCATCAGGCCGTACTCACCGTAGGTCAGATCGCTGCCACGGTGCGCGGCGCCGGGCGTGCGGCCCTTGTGCATCTTGCGGTACTTCGTACGTGCAGGCTGAAGCATCGTCGTGGTCCTTCACTGCCCTGCCCCGGGTGCCCCCTGTTCGAGGGCACCGGGCGCAAGCGGGCTCTTACCGGTTGGAGGGCATGGGGGCCTGGCCACCCTTGCCGGGGAGGACCTCGCCCTTGCAGACCCAGACCTTGCAGCCAATCTTGCCGTAGGTCGTCTTGGCCTCGGCGAAGCCGTAGTCGATGTCCGCGCGGAGGGTGTGCAGGGGCACGCGGCCCTCGCGGTACCACTCGTAGCGCGCCATCTCCGCGCCACCCAGGCGGCCCGAGCAGGCCACGCGGATGCCCTTGGCGCCGAACTTCATGGCCGTCTGCAGCGCCTTCTTCATGGCGCGGCGGAAGGCGATGCGGCGCTCGAGCTGGGTGGCGATGTTCTCCGCCACCAGCTGCGCGTCGGTCTCCGCCTTGCGGACCTCGACGATGTTGAGGAAGACCTCGTTCTTCGTGAACTGCTGGAGGTCCTTCTTCACCGTCTCGATGCCCGCGCCGCGCTTGCCGATGACGATGCCCGGACGCGCGGTGTGGACGTTGACCTTCACCTTGTTGGCGGCGCGCTCGATCTCCACCTTGGACACGCCCGCGTGGTTCAGCGACTTCTTCACGAACTCGCGGATGCGGATGTCCTCATGCAGCCACTGCGCGTAGTTCTTGTGCTCGAACCACTTGGAGTCCCAGGTCTTGATGACGCCAAGCCGGAACCCGATCGGATGAACTTTCTGTCCCAACGTGAATCTCCTTGAAGCGTCCGGGCAGGGCCCGACGGGTCCTACTTCTTGGCCTCGGCCAGCACCACGTGGACGTGGGCGGTCTTCTTCTTGATGGGGGTCGCCCGGCCCATGGCGCGCGGCATGAACCGGCGCTGGGTGGGGCCCTGGTCCACGGAGATGGTCTTGACGTAGAGCGTGTCCACGTCGACCTGCCCCTTGGACTTGTCCGTCGCGTTGGCCACGGCGCTCTTGATGAGCTTCTCCACCGGGAGGGCCGCCGCGCGGGGGGTGAACTTCAGGATGTTGAGGGCCGCCTCGACGGGCTTGCCCCGGACGAGCGCCGCGACGGTGGACAGCTTGCGCGGGCTCATGCGCAGGAAACGCAGATGTGCAGTCGACTCCATGGTCATCTCCTCAGCCTCTCAGGCAATGCACCTGGCTACTTGCCCGGCGCCTTGGCGACCTTCTTCTCCGCCGAGTGACCGCCGAACGTACGCGTCGGGGCGAACTCGCCGAGCTTGTGGCCGACCATGTTCTCCGTGACGAACACCGGGATGAACTTCTTCCCGTTGTGCACCGCGAAGGTGTGACCCACGAACTCCGGAAGGATGGTGGAGCGGCGGGACCACGTCTTCACGACAGTCTTCTTGTTCGTCTTGATCATGTCCTCGATCTTCTTGACGAGGAAGTCGTCGACGAACGGACCCTTCTTGATCGAACGAGCCATGGCTTGCGAATCCTCTTACTGGCTGCGCGCGCCCTGGCGGCGGCCGCTCACGATGAACTTGTCAGTACGCTTGTTGGTGCGCGTGGTGAGGCCCTTGGTCTTCTTGCCCCACGGCGACACCGGGTGCGGGTTACCCTGACCGGACTTGCCCTCACCACCGCCGTGCGGGTGGTCCACGGGGTTCATCGCCAGACCACGAACCGTCGGGCGGATGCCCAGCCAGCGGCTCTTACCCGCCTTGCCGATGCGGATGATCTCGTGCTCGATGTTGCCCACCTGGCCCACGGTGGCGCGGCACTCGATGAGGACCATGCGGACGGAGCCGGAAGGCATGCGCACCTGCGCGTAGCGGCCCTCCTTCGCCATCAGCTGGCCAGAGGTGCCGGCGGAGCGGATGATCTGCGCGCCGCGGCCCGGCTTGAGCTCCACGTTGTGGATGACCGTACCCACCGGGATGTTCTGCAGCGGCAGGGAGTTGCCCGGACGGATGTCCGCCTGCTCACCGGCGAAGAGCGTGTCGCCCACGTTCAGGCCCACGGGGGCCAGGATGTAGCGCTTCTCGCCGTCCGCGTAGTGCAGCAGCGCGATGTTCGCGGTGCGGTTCGGGTCGTACTCCACCGCCACGACCTTGGCCGGCACGCCGTCCTTGTCACGACGCTTGAAGTCGATGACGCGGTAGCGGCGCTTGTGACCACCGCCCTGGTGACGGCGGGTGATGTGCCCGTGGACGTTGCGGCCGCCCGAGCGCTTCATCGGCTCGGTCAGCTTCTTCTCGGGCGCGTCCTTGGTGATGTCCGCGAAGTCGGACACCGTCATCAGACGGCGGGCGGCGCTTGTCGGCTTGTACTTCTTGATGCCCATGGTGTGTTCCTCAGGCTGACCTCACGCCGTAGCGTCAGGCCGCCCCTCCCTCGAAGAGTTCGATCGAGTCGCCTTCCTTGAGGGTGACGACCGCCTTCTTGAAGTTGGGCCGCTTGCCGATGCTCCGACCCACGCGCTTGATCTTGCCGCGGACGATGTTCGTGCGGACGCCCTCGACGGTGACCTTGAACAGCGTCTCCACCGCGCGAGCCACGTCGTGCTTGGTGGCCTTGCGGTCGACGATGAACGAATACTGCCGGAACTTCTCGCGGGCCTTGTCCAGCTTCTCGGTGATGAGCGGGCCCTTGATGACGTCGCTGAGATTCATGAGAGCGCCCCTTCGAGGGACTTCGCGGCCGCGGAGGTGAGAACCAGGTGCGAGTGCTTCAGCACCGCCTCGAGGTTGAGACCCTCGGGGGGCAGCACGTCGAACTTCGCCAGGTTGCGCACGCTGCGGTGCAGGTTGGTGTTGCCCTTCTCGTCCACCACAAGGGCGTTCTGCAGCTTCAGGCGCTTGGTGAGCACCTCGAAGGCCTGCTTGCTCTTGGGGGCATCCAGGGAGAATCCGCTCAGGATGATGAGCGTCTTCTCCTTGGCGCGCAGGGACAGCGCGGACTTCAGCGCACCGCGGCGCACCTTGCGGGGCGGGCGGTAGAAGTAGTCGCGAGCCTTGGGAGCCATCGCCTTGCCGCCGCCCACCCAGTG from Myxococcus stipitatus encodes:
- the rpsC gene encoding 30S ribosomal protein S3 — translated: MGQKVHPIGFRLGVIKTWDSKWFEHKNYAQWLHEDIRIREFVKKSLNHAGVSKVEIERAANKVKVNVHTARPGIVIGKRGAGIETVKKDLQQFTKNEVFLNIVEVRKAETDAQLVAENIATQLERRIAFRRAMKKALQTAMKFGAKGIRVACSGRLGGAEMARYEWYREGRVPLHTLRADIDYGFAEAKTTYGKIGCKVWVCKGEVLPGKGGQAPMPSNR
- the rplV gene encoding 50S ribosomal protein L22, translated to MESTAHLRFLRMSPRKLSTVAALVRGKPVEAALNILKFTPRAAALPVEKLIKSAVANATDKSKGQVDVDTLYVKTISVDQGPTQRRFMPRAMGRATPIKKKTAHVHVVLAEAKK
- the rpsS gene encoding 30S ribosomal protein S19, with amino-acid sequence MARSIKKGPFVDDFLVKKIEDMIKTNKKTVVKTWSRRSTILPEFVGHTFAVHNGKKFIPVFVTENMVGHKLGEFAPTRTFGGHSAEKKVAKAPGK
- the rplB gene encoding 50S ribosomal protein L2 — translated: MGIKKYKPTSAARRLMTVSDFADITKDAPEKKLTEPMKRSGGRNVHGHITRRHQGGGHKRRYRVIDFKRRDKDGVPAKVVAVEYDPNRTANIALLHYADGEKRYILAPVGLNVGDTLFAGEQADIRPGNSLPLQNIPVGTVIHNVELKPGRGAQIIRSAGTSGQLMAKEGRYAQVRMPSGSVRMVLIECRATVGQVGNIEHEIIRIGKAGKSRWLGIRPTVRGLAMNPVDHPHGGGEGKSGQGNPHPVSPWGKKTKGLTTRTNKRTDKFIVSGRRQGARSQ
- a CDS encoding 50S ribosomal protein L23, producing the protein MNLSDVIKGPLITEKLDKAREKFRQYSFIVDRKATKHDVARAVETLFKVTVEGVRTNIVRGKIKRVGRSIGKRPNFKKAVVTLKEGDSIELFEGGAA
- the rplD gene encoding 50S ribosomal protein L4 — translated: MAKFDVVDLDLKKVSEIELSDEVFGTEPNTHLFYEVAKMQQINRRRGTVGVKNTSLVSGGGKKPWKQKGTGRARQGSIRASHWVGGGKAMAPKARDYFYRPPRKVRRGALKSALSLRAKEKTLIILSGFSLDAPKSKQAFEVLTKRLKLQNALVVDEKGNTNLHRSVRNLAKFDVLPPEGLNLEAVLKHSHLVLTSAAAKSLEGALS